From Thalassococcus sp. S3, one genomic window encodes:
- a CDS encoding crotonase/enoyl-CoA hydratase family protein, protein MFETIRVETDARGVATLTLDRAEKRNAMSARMLEELTEAAGTLAADDQVRVVVLTGAGDTFCAGGDLAWMQEQMKADAETRAREAGKLAHMLQAMNTLPKPLIGQVQGNAFGGGCGMASVCDIAIGADHLKMGFTETRLGIIPATIGPYVLARMGEARARRVFMSGRLFGAQEAVELGLLARTVPGDALAEAVEAEVAPYLACAPGAVAAAKKLARDLGPRIDGDTIEHTIGALKARWETEEAAEGIGAFFGKRKPRWTR, encoded by the coding sequence ATGTTTGAGACGATCCGGGTTGAGACCGATGCAAGGGGCGTGGCAACGCTGACGCTCGACCGTGCGGAAAAGCGCAATGCGATGTCGGCGCGGATGTTGGAAGAGCTGACGGAAGCCGCAGGCACGCTGGCCGCTGACGATCAGGTGCGCGTCGTCGTTTTGACCGGGGCTGGCGACACATTCTGCGCGGGTGGCGATCTGGCCTGGATGCAGGAGCAGATGAAGGCCGATGCCGAAACGCGGGCGCGGGAGGCGGGCAAATTGGCTCATATGCTTCAGGCGATGAACACTTTGCCGAAACCGCTGATCGGACAGGTGCAAGGCAATGCCTTTGGGGGTGGCTGCGGGATGGCGAGCGTCTGCGACATCGCCATTGGCGCGGATCACCTGAAAATGGGCTTTACCGAGACGCGGCTTGGCATCATCCCGGCCACGATCGGCCCTTACGTGCTTGCACGGATGGGTGAGGCGCGCGCGCGCCGTGTCTTTATGTCGGGTCGGCTCTTTGGCGCGCAGGAGGCGGTCGAGTTGGGTCTTTTGGCACGCACCGTGCCGGGTGACGCGCTGGCCGAGGCGGTCGAGGCCGAGGTGGCGCCCTATCTCGCCTGCGCGCCAGGTGCGGTCGCGGCGGCCAAAAAACTGGCACGGGATCTGGGGCCCCGCATTGACGGTGATACGATCGAACATACCATCGGAGCGCTGAAGGCGCGTTGGGAGACAGAAGAGGCGGCCGAAGGCATCGGTGCGTTTTTTGGAAAGCGCAAGCCGCGTTGGACGCGCTGA
- a CDS encoding NADH-quinone oxidoreductase subunit A, with translation MEEMLREYLPILVFLAVAVGLGLVLLLAAVVLAVRNPDPEKVSAYECGFNAFDDARMKFDVRFYLVSILFIIFDLEIAFLFPWAVAFQDISMTAFWSMMVFLGVLTIGFAYEWKKGALEWE, from the coding sequence GTGGAAGAGATGTTGCGGGAGTATCTCCCCATTCTCGTGTTTCTGGCCGTGGCCGTCGGGCTGGGCCTTGTCCTTCTCCTTGCCGCAGTCGTTCTGGCCGTCCGCAATCCGGACCCGGAGAAAGTGTCCGCTTATGAATGCGGGTTCAACGCGTTCGACGATGCGCGGATGAAATTCGACGTTCGGTTCTATCTGGTGTCGATCCTGTTCATCATCTTCGATCTGGAGATCGCGTTCCTGTTCCCCTGGGCAGTGGCTTTTCAGGACATTTCGATGACGGCTTTCTGGTCGATGATGGTGTTCCTTGGCGTGCTGACCATCGGCTTTGCCTATGAATGGAAAAAGGGAGCACTGGAATGGGAGTAG
- a CDS encoding NADH-quinone oxidoreductase subunit B family protein codes for MGVATAGVDKDVATQELNKELQDKGFLLTSTEDIINWARTGSLHWMTFGLACCAVEMMHTSMPRYDLERFGTAPRASPRQSDLMIVAGTLTNKMAPALRKVYDQMPEPRYVISMGSCANGGGYYHYSYSVVRGCDRIVPVDVYVPGCPPTAEALLYGIMQLQRKIRRTGTIVR; via the coding sequence ATGGGAGTAGCGACCGCAGGCGTGGACAAGGACGTCGCCACGCAGGAGTTGAACAAGGAATTGCAGGACAAAGGGTTCCTGCTGACCTCGACGGAGGACATCATCAACTGGGCGCGCACGGGCTCGCTTCACTGGATGACCTTTGGGCTCGCGTGCTGCGCGGTCGAGATGATGCACACCTCGATGCCGCGCTATGATCTGGAGCGGTTTGGAACGGCGCCACGTGCCTCGCCACGCCAGTCGGACCTCATGATCGTGGCGGGCACGCTGACCAACAAGATGGCACCCGCGCTGCGCAAGGTCTATGACCAGATGCCGGAGCCGCGCTATGTGATCTCCATGGGCTCCTGCGCCAATGGCGGCGGGTACTATCACTATTCCTACAGTGTTGTACGGGGCTGCGACCGGATCGTGCCGGTGGATGTTTACGTGCCGGGCTGCCCGCCGACGGCAGAGGCGCTGCTTTACGGCATCATGCAGTTGCAACGCAAAATCCGCCGTACGGGGACTATTGTCCGTTGA
- a CDS encoding DUF2158 domain-containing protein: MIGSISVGDIVSLRSGGPNMTVSSIEGDAILCDWIDSKGMPRQRSYRLGMLQHGSSRHVMVMPHCPECKRLRPANLRVPEASESSN; the protein is encoded by the coding sequence GTGATTGGCTCCATTTCTGTTGGAGATATCGTTTCTCTCAGGAGTGGTGGGCCAAACATGACAGTGTCATCGATTGAGGGCGACGCGATTTTGTGTGACTGGATAGATAGTAAAGGGATGCCAAGACAACGCTCCTATCGGCTGGGAATGCTACAACATGGCTCGAGCAGACACGTAATGGTGATGCCGCACTGCCCCGAATGCAAAAGACTTCGCCCGGCAAACCTGAGAGTGCCAGAGGCGTCCGAGAGCTCAAATTGA
- a CDS encoding NADH-quinone oxidoreductase subunit C codes for MSSALNELGAYIEAKRTDCVLAWDVTHGELNIDVAPSNIVGFVEFLKGDPTCRFSTLVDITGVDYPERPKRFDVVYHLLSMYQNHRIRLRVSIREEDMVPSIVEAHRSANWFEREVFDMFGILFTGHPDLRRILTDYGFRGYPLRKDFPTTGYTEVRYDEAEKRVVYEPVSLVQEYRQFDFMSPWEGAEYILPGDEKQEAK; via the coding sequence ATGTCTAGCGCGCTGAACGAGTTGGGTGCCTATATCGAAGCCAAACGCACCGATTGCGTGCTGGCCTGGGACGTGACGCATGGAGAGCTGAACATCGACGTGGCCCCATCGAATATCGTGGGGTTCGTCGAGTTTCTGAAGGGCGATCCGACCTGCCGCTTTTCGACGCTGGTCGACATAACGGGCGTGGACTACCCCGAGAGGCCCAAGCGGTTCGATGTCGTCTATCACCTGCTGTCGATGTACCAGAACCATCGCATCCGGCTCCGCGTGAGTATCCGGGAAGAGGATATGGTCCCGTCGATCGTAGAGGCGCATCGCTCGGCCAACTGGTTCGAGCGAGAAGTGTTCGACATGTTCGGGATCCTGTTCACCGGCCACCCGGATTTGCGGCGCATCCTAACGGACTACGGCTTTCGTGGCTATCCGCTGCGCAAGGATTTCCCGACCACCGGTTATACCGAAGTGCGGTACGACGAGGCTGAAAAGCGCGTCGTCTACGAACCGGTGAGCCTTGTTCAGGAATATCGGCAGTTCGACTTCATGAGCCCTTGGGAAGGGGCGGAATACATCCTTCCGGGGGATGAAAAGCAGGAGGCGAAGTGA
- a CDS encoding NADH-quinone oxidoreductase subunit D → MDGSKFDDALTGEQKIRNFNINFGPQHPAAHGVLRLVLELDGEIVERCDPHIGLLHRGTEKLMESRTYLQNLPYFDRLDYVAPMNQEHAWCLAIEKLTGVEVPRRASLIRVLYSEIGRVLNHLLNVTTQALDVGALTPPLWGFEEREELMIFYERACGARLHAAYFRPGGVHQDLPDDLLDDIEAWAEKFPNRLDDIDGLLTENRIFKQRNADIGVVTEEDILEWGFSGVMVRGSGLAWDLRRSQPYECYDEFDFQIPVGKNGDCYDRYLVRMEEMRQSTSIIKQAIAKLRETPGDVLARGKITPPKRSEMKTSMEALIHHFKLYTEGFHVPEGEVYCAVEAPKGEFGVYLVADGTNRPYRAKLRAPGFLHLQAMDHLAKGHQLADVAAIIGTMDVVFGEIDR, encoded by the coding sequence ATGGACGGCTCCAAATTCGACGATGCCCTGACCGGCGAGCAGAAGATCCGCAACTTCAACATCAACTTCGGCCCGCAACACCCTGCGGCACATGGGGTTTTGCGGCTGGTGCTTGAGCTTGACGGCGAGATTGTGGAACGCTGCGATCCGCATATCGGTCTTTTGCATCGCGGCACCGAAAAGCTGATGGAAAGCCGGACCTACCTGCAGAACCTGCCTTACTTCGACCGCCTCGATTACGTGGCGCCGATGAATCAGGAACACGCCTGGTGTCTGGCCATCGAAAAGCTCACCGGCGTCGAGGTGCCACGCCGTGCAAGCCTGATCCGAGTGCTTTATTCCGAAATCGGGCGGGTTTTGAACCACCTCTTGAACGTGACCACGCAGGCTTTGGACGTGGGCGCGCTCACGCCACCGCTTTGGGGCTTCGAAGAGCGCGAAGAGCTGATGATCTTTTACGAGCGGGCCTGTGGCGCGCGGCTTCACGCTGCGTATTTCCGGCCCGGCGGCGTGCATCAGGATCTGCCCGACGATCTGCTCGACGATATCGAGGCGTGGGCGGAGAAGTTTCCCAATCGGCTTGATGATATTGACGGGCTGCTCACGGAAAACCGCATTTTCAAGCAGCGCAACGCCGATATCGGCGTGGTGACCGAGGAGGATATCCTCGAATGGGGTTTCTCGGGCGTGATGGTGCGCGGCTCCGGTCTGGCTTGGGATTTGCGCCGCTCGCAGCCTTATGAGTGCTATGACGAGTTCGACTTCCAGATCCCTGTCGGCAAGAACGGCGACTGCTATGACCGTTACCTCGTCCGGATGGAGGAGATGCGGCAATCCACGTCGATCATCAAACAGGCCATCGCCAAGCTGCGCGAGACACCGGGCGACGTGCTGGCGCGCGGCAAGATCACCCCGCCGAAGCGATCCGAGATGAAGACCTCGATGGAAGCGCTGATCCACCATTTCAAGCTTTACACCGAAGGGTTCCACGTGCCCGAGGGGGAGGTCTATTGCGCGGTCGAGGCACCGAAGGGCGAGTTCGGCGTGTATCTCGTGGCCGACGGCACCAACCGTCCCTACCGGGCCAAACTGCGTGCGCCGGGGTTCCTGCATCTGCAGGCGATGGACCACCTGGCCAAGGGGCACCAATTGGCGGATGTCGCAGCGATCATCGGAACGATGGACGTGGTCTTCGGAGAAATCGACCGGTGA
- the nuoE gene encoding NADH-quinone oxidoreductase subunit NuoE, which produces MLRRLHPDQPETFAFTPANQAWAEAQITKYPEGRQASAIIPILWRAQEQEGWLTRPAIEHVAEMLGMAYIRALEVASFYFMFQLQPVGSVAHIQICGTTSCMICGAEDLVAVCKDKIAKRAHELSGDGRFSWEEVECLGSCANAPMAQIGKDYYEDLTAARLGEIIDEMAAGKVPVPGPQNGRYASEPLAGLTSLTEYDSGKTQYNASVQLATDIGDTIKRIDGTEVPLITPWQGKPEAANEPTKPADPKPATSNPADDTGVTKQEAPASSTAKPEGPSDANKPAALDAAREGEPDDLKLIKGVGPKLETLLNELGFYHFDQIAAWTPREVAWVDENLEGFKGRVSRDNWVEQADTLSKGLETDFSKSAKKDGIYKE; this is translated from the coding sequence ATGCTCCGCCGTCTTCACCCCGACCAACCCGAAACCTTCGCGTTCACGCCTGCCAATCAGGCCTGGGCCGAGGCGCAGATCACCAAGTATCCCGAAGGCCGGCAGGCCAGCGCGATCATACCGATCCTGTGGCGCGCACAGGAGCAGGAGGGATGGCTGACCCGTCCGGCCATAGAACATGTCGCCGAGATGCTGGGCATGGCCTATATCCGGGCGCTGGAAGTGGCTTCTTTCTACTTCATGTTCCAGCTGCAACCCGTTGGTTCAGTGGCACATATCCAGATTTGCGGAACGACGTCCTGCATGATCTGCGGGGCCGAGGATCTGGTTGCGGTCTGCAAGGACAAGATCGCCAAACGCGCGCATGAGCTGAGCGGGGATGGCAGATTCTCCTGGGAAGAGGTCGAATGCCTGGGGTCGTGCGCGAACGCGCCGATGGCCCAGATCGGCAAGGATTACTACGAAGATCTGACCGCCGCGCGGCTGGGGGAGATCATCGACGAGATGGCCGCCGGCAAAGTGCCTGTGCCCGGCCCCCAAAACGGACGCTATGCCTCTGAACCGCTGGCCGGGCTCACCAGTCTGACCGAATACGACAGCGGCAAGACGCAATACAACGCGTCCGTGCAGCTGGCGACGGATATCGGCGACACAATCAAGCGGATCGATGGCACCGAGGTTCCCTTGATCACACCTTGGCAGGGCAAGCCGGAGGCGGCCAATGAGCCGACCAAACCGGCGGATCCGAAACCGGCCACCTCAAACCCTGCGGATGACACCGGGGTCACGAAGCAAGAAGCCCCCGCAAGCTCGACGGCCAAGCCGGAAGGCCCCTCTGACGCGAACAAACCCGCCGCGCTTGATGCCGCGCGGGAAGGGGAACCGGACGATCTCAAGTTGATCAAGGGGGTGGGGCCGAAGCTCGAAACGCTGCTGAATGAGCTGGGTTTTTATCATTTCGACCAGATCGCCGCCTGGACCCCGAGAGAGGTTGCCTGGGTCGATGAGAACCTCGAAGGGTTCAAGGGCCGTGTCAGCCGGGACAACTGGGTCGAGCAGGCGGATACCCTGTCCAAAGGTCTAGAGACAGATTTCTCCAAAAGTGCGAAAAAAGACGGTATCTACAAGGAATAA
- a CDS encoding DUF5337 domain-containing protein: MSAEQDKQLARKGRHVSLVIAGTMMLWLGAQWIGGAMGLPVRFVFLFDLAALAALIYAGVNIFQIWRARQADKG; encoded by the coding sequence ATGAGCGCCGAGCAGGATAAGCAGCTGGCCCGCAAGGGCCGCCATGTGTCTCTGGTGATTGCGGGGACGATGATGCTGTGGCTTGGCGCTCAATGGATCGGCGGGGCGATGGGACTTCCGGTGCGGTTCGTCTTCCTTTTCGACCTCGCCGCACTCGCCGCGCTGATCTATGCGGGCGTGAACATTTTTCAGATCTGGCGCGCGCGCCAGGCGGATAAAGGGTAG
- the nuoF gene encoding NADH-quinone oxidoreductase subunit NuoF has protein sequence MLKDQDRIFTNLYGMHDRSLKGAQARGHWDGTAKLIEKGRDWIVQEMKNSGLRGRGGAGFPTGLKWSFMPKESDGRPSYLVLNADESEPGTCKDREIMRHDPHTLIEGCLIASFAMNANACYIYIRGEYIREKEALQAAIDEAYDAGLVGPNAAGSGWDFDIYLHHGAGAYICGEETALLESLEGKKGMPRMKPPFPAGAGLYGCPTTVNNVESIAVVPTILRRGSDWFAGFGRPNNAGTKLFAISGHVNNPCVVEEAMSITFEELIEKHCGGIRGGWDNLKAVIPGGSSVPCVRGEKMRDAIMDFDYLRNDLQSGLGTAAVIVMDQSTDIIKAIWRLAKFYKHESCGQCTPCREGTGWMMRVMERLVTGEAEVEEIDMLFDVTKQVEGHTICALGDAAAWPIQGLIRNFRDEIEDRIKHKRGPGGVTMAAE, from the coding sequence ATGCTGAAGGACCAGGACCGGATCTTTACCAACCTCTACGGGATGCATGATCGTTCCCTGAAGGGCGCGCAGGCGCGCGGTCACTGGGACGGCACGGCCAAGCTGATCGAAAAGGGCCGCGACTGGATCGTTCAGGAGATGAAGAACAGCGGGCTGCGCGGACGCGGTGGCGCGGGCTTTCCAACGGGTCTGAAATGGTCGTTCATGCCCAAGGAAAGTGATGGGCGGCCCAGCTACCTGGTGCTGAATGCCGACGAGTCCGAACCCGGCACCTGCAAGGACCGCGAGATCATGCGCCACGATCCGCACACGCTGATCGAAGGCTGTCTGATCGCGTCTTTCGCGATGAACGCCAATGCCTGCTATATCTACATTCGCGGCGAATACATCCGCGAGAAAGAGGCGCTGCAAGCCGCGATTGACGAGGCCTACGATGCGGGACTGGTCGGTCCGAATGCGGCCGGTTCGGGTTGGGATTTCGACATCTACCTGCATCACGGTGCGGGCGCCTATATCTGCGGCGAGGAAACAGCGCTCCTGGAAAGCCTTGAAGGCAAAAAGGGCATGCCACGCATGAAGCCGCCATTTCCGGCGGGCGCGGGGCTTTATGGTTGCCCGACCACGGTGAACAATGTGGAAAGCATCGCGGTCGTGCCCACGATCCTGCGCCGGGGCAGCGATTGGTTCGCGGGCTTTGGCCGGCCCAACAACGCCGGCACCAAGCTCTTTGCCATCAGCGGGCACGTGAACAACCCTTGCGTGGTCGAAGAGGCGATGTCGATCACCTTCGAAGAGCTGATCGAAAAGCACTGCGGCGGCATTCGCGGCGGCTGGGACAACCTCAAGGCTGTGATCCCGGGCGGCTCATCCGTGCCGTGCGTGCGCGGAGAGAAGATGCGCGATGCGATCATGGACTTCGACTATCTGCGCAATGACCTGCAATCGGGCCTGGGCACGGCTGCGGTGATCGTGATGGATCAGAGCACGGATATCATCAAGGCGATCTGGCGGCTGGCCAAGTTCTACAAGCACGAAAGCTGCGGCCAGTGCACGCCTTGCCGCGAGGGCACGGGCTGGATGATGCGGGTGATGGAACGGCTGGTGACCGGAGAGGCGGAGGTCGAGGAGATCGATATGCTCTTTGATGTGACCAAGCAGGTCGAGGGCCACACGATCTGCGCGCTGGGCGATGCGGCGGCTTGGCCGATCCAGGGCCTGATCCGCAATTTCCGCGACGAGATCGAGGATCGCATCAAGCACAAGCGTGGCCCGGGCGGCGTAACAATGGCGGCGGAGTGA
- a CDS encoding DUF3291 domain-containing protein: MHLAEFNHGVLKYDWDDPRVKDFADGIALVNGIAQRSPGFVWMLGEEEMEAAQTDPDGPMGGNPRNASTLSVWEDAASLEHFVWDTVHKRFYDRKEEWYGVVDTLRLAMWWVPEGHRPTIHEAMERFRHLEAHGDSDVAFGWARLKEAQMWKTKQCGEAA; the protein is encoded by the coding sequence ATGCATCTGGCTGAGTTCAATCACGGCGTCCTCAAATACGATTGGGACGATCCGCGCGTGAAGGATTTCGCCGACGGGATCGCTCTGGTCAACGGGATCGCGCAGCGCAGCCCGGGCTTTGTCTGGATGCTGGGCGAGGAGGAGATGGAAGCGGCCCAGACCGATCCGGATGGTCCGATGGGGGGCAATCCGCGCAATGCCTCGACCCTGTCGGTCTGGGAGGATGCGGCGAGCCTGGAGCATTTCGTCTGGGACACCGTCCACAAGCGGTTCTACGACCGCAAGGAAGAATGGTACGGCGTCGTGGACACGCTGAGGCTGGCCATGTGGTGGGTGCCGGAAGGGCACCGCCCCACGATCCACGAGGCGATGGAGCGGTTTCGGCATCTCGAGGCGCATGGCGACAGCGATGTCGCCTTCGGCTGGGCACGGCTGAAAGAGGCGCAGATGTGGAAGACCAAGCAATGCGGAGAGGCGGCATGA
- a CDS encoding DUF3291 domain-containing protein yields MSGMHLAELNVGRLVAPVDDPRVAEFMENLDRVNGLGKRMPGFVWMMEGSGEPGTGNTQASIGGDPLFIPNLTVWEDVESLECFVWGTIHKQFYERRQNWFEVLGQMHFVMWWVPAGHHPTLEEALGRLAHLEAHGDSDHAFGWSHLKEAQMWRSHGCSHLAAE; encoded by the coding sequence ATGAGCGGCATGCATCTGGCGGAGTTGAATGTCGGGCGACTGGTGGCCCCCGTGGACGATCCGCGCGTGGCGGAGTTCATGGAGAACCTCGACCGCGTGAACGGCCTGGGCAAACGGATGCCGGGTTTTGTCTGGATGATGGAGGGCTCGGGCGAACCGGGGACGGGCAACACGCAGGCCTCCATCGGGGGCGATCCGCTCTTCATCCCGAACCTGACCGTCTGGGAGGATGTGGAGAGCCTGGAGTGCTTTGTGTGGGGCACAATCCACAAGCAGTTTTACGAGCGCCGGCAGAACTGGTTCGAAGTGCTGGGACAGATGCATTTCGTGATGTGGTGGGTGCCCGCGGGCCATCACCCGACGCTGGAGGAGGCGTTGGGGCGGTTGGCCCATCTGGAGGCACATGGAGACAGCGACCACGCCTTTGGCTGGTCACATTTGAAGGAGGCGCAGATGTGGCGCAGCCATGGCTGTTCGCATCTGGCAGCGGAGTGA
- a CDS encoding DUF5333 domain-containing protein translates to MMYRIGYGLILAAAVTTAGAAAAKPPLRDVARIDDGLLYVALANEIRKGCDAISPRFGRALSTLRAIQQHALDLGYSQAEIDAYTNSDTEKDRMRARGARYYAANGVDPTKPDDLCALGRAEIARNSAIGVLLRAK, encoded by the coding sequence ATGATGTACAGGATTGGATATGGCTTGATTTTGGCGGCGGCAGTGACCACGGCCGGGGCCGCTGCGGCCAAGCCACCGCTGCGGGATGTGGCACGGATCGACGACGGGCTGCTCTACGTCGCGCTGGCCAATGAAATCCGCAAGGGCTGTGATGCGATCTCGCCGCGCTTTGGCCGGGCGCTCAGCACGCTTAGGGCGATCCAGCAACATGCGCTCGATCTGGGCTACAGCCAGGCAGAGATCGACGCCTACACCAATTCCGACACCGAAAAGGATCGCATGCGCGCACGCGGCGCACGCTACTACGCGGCCAACGGGGTCGATCCCACGAAACCGGACGATCTGTGCGCGCTGGGACGCGCCGAGATCGCCAGAAACAGCGCGATCGGCGTGCTATTGAGGGCAAAATAG
- the nuoG gene encoding NADH-quinone oxidoreductase subunit NuoG yields MSDLRKIIIDDTEVEVEGAMTLIQACEEAGIEIPRFCYHERLSIAGNCRMCLVEVVGGPPKPAASCAMQVRDLRPGPEGQPPVVKTNSPMVKKAREGVMEFLLINHPLDCPICDQGGECDLQDQAMAYGVDFSRYREPKRAVDDLDLGPLVETHMTRCISCTRCVRFTTEVAGITQMGQTGRGEDAEITSYLGETLNSNLQGNIIDLCPVGALVSKPYAFTARPWELTKTESIDVMDALGSNIRVDTKGREVMRFLPRNHDGVNEEWISDKTRFVWDGLRRQRLDKPYLRENGKLRPATWPEALSKAAEALQGAKKAAGLVGDLAPVEAAFALKQLIEGQGGVVECRTDGAKLPSGNRSAYVGTATVEEIDTAEAIMLIGANPAVDAPVLNARIRKAWLAGANVGVIGPKVDLTYDYAHIGDGPAIMADLLQRDHSGVAEKPSLIIVGQGALQREDGAAVLAHAMQLAESTKSGFLVLHTAAGRVGAMDAGCTTEGGMDAVSDADVIYNLGADEIDIAPGAFVIYQGSHGDRGAHRADLILPAAAYTEEPGLFVNTEGRPQLALRAGFPPGEAKENWAILRALSSEMGATLPFDSIAQLRQALVAAAPHLGQIDTVPENNWQLLEGGNLVDTPFAYALSDFYLTNPIARASTLMAELSANARARIEAPLAAE; encoded by the coding sequence ATGTCTGACCTTCGCAAGATCATCATCGACGACACAGAGGTCGAAGTAGAGGGGGCGATGACCCTCATTCAGGCCTGCGAGGAGGCGGGGATCGAGATCCCGCGCTTCTGTTATCACGAAAGACTGTCGATCGCCGGTAATTGCCGGATGTGTCTGGTGGAGGTCGTGGGCGGCCCGCCGAAACCTGCCGCGTCCTGCGCGATGCAGGTCCGCGATCTGCGGCCCGGCCCGGAAGGGCAGCCGCCGGTGGTCAAAACCAACAGCCCCATGGTCAAGAAGGCACGTGAAGGTGTGATGGAGTTCCTGCTCATCAACCACCCGCTCGATTGTCCGATCTGCGACCAGGGCGGGGAATGCGACCTGCAGGATCAGGCGATGGCCTACGGCGTGGATTTCTCCCGCTACCGAGAGCCGAAACGCGCGGTGGACGATCTGGATCTGGGCCCGCTCGTCGAGACGCATATGACGCGCTGTATTTCGTGCACGCGCTGCGTGCGGTTCACGACAGAGGTGGCGGGGATCACCCAGATGGGCCAGACGGGCCGGGGCGAGGATGCCGAGATCACGTCTTATCTGGGAGAGACGCTGAATTCGAACCTGCAGGGCAACATCATCGACCTCTGCCCGGTGGGGGCACTGGTGTCGAAGCCTTACGCGTTCACAGCGCGGCCCTGGGAGCTGACCAAGACCGAAAGCATCGATGTGATGGACGCGTTGGGCTCGAACATTCGGGTGGATACGAAAGGGCGCGAAGTGATGCGCTTTCTGCCGCGCAACCATGATGGCGTGAACGAAGAGTGGATCAGCGACAAGACCCGGTTCGTCTGGGATGGTCTGCGGCGCCAGCGTCTGGACAAGCCCTATCTGCGCGAGAACGGCAAACTGCGCCCGGCCACCTGGCCGGAGGCTTTAAGCAAAGCCGCCGAGGCCCTGCAAGGGGCCAAGAAGGCTGCCGGTCTGGTGGGCGATCTCGCCCCGGTTGAGGCCGCCTTTGCGCTCAAGCAACTCATCGAAGGGCAGGGCGGCGTCGTCGAATGCCGCACCGATGGCGCAAAGCTGCCGTCGGGCAATCGCTCCGCCTATGTCGGCACCGCCACGGTCGAGGAGATTGACACGGCAGAGGCGATCATGCTGATCGGGGCCAACCCGGCCGTGGATGCCCCGGTGCTGAATGCCCGTATCCGCAAGGCCTGGCTGGCCGGCGCCAATGTCGGTGTGATCGGACCGAAGGTCGATCTGACCTACGATTACGCGCATATCGGCGACGGCCCCGCAATCATGGCAGATCTCTTGCAGCGCGATCACAGCGGCGTTGCCGAAAAACCCTCTCTGATCATTGTGGGTCAAGGTGCTTTGCAGCGTGAGGATGGCGCTGCGGTTCTCGCCCACGCGATGCAACTGGCTGAGTCCACAAAGTCCGGTTTCCTCGTATTGCACACCGCAGCGGGCCGTGTCGGTGCGATGGATGCCGGTTGCACGACCGAAGGCGGCATGGATGCGGTCTCGGATGCGGATGTGATCTACAACCTCGGCGCTGACGAGATCGACATCGCACCCGGAGCTTTCGTGATCTATCAGGGCAGCCATGGAGATCGCGGCGCACACCGCGCCGACCTGATCCTGCCGGCGGCTGCCTATACGGAAGAGCCGGGCCTCTTCGTGAACACCGAAGGACGGCCCCAGCTTGCCCTGCGCGCGGGTTTCCCGCCCGGTGAGGCCAAGGAGAACTGGGCCATCCTGCGCGCGCTGAGTTCCGAGATGGGCGCGACGCTGCCCTTCGACAGCATCGCGCAATTACGCCAGGCTCTGGTGGCGGCTGCGCCGCATCTGGGACAGATCGACACGGTGCCGGAAAATAACTGGCAGCTCCTCGAGGGCGGTAACCTTGTCGACACACCTTTCGCCTATGCCCTGAGCGACTTTTATCTGACCAACCCGATCGCCCGGGCCAGCACGCTGATGGCTGAGCTTTCGGCCAATGCCCGCGCCCGGATAGAGGCGCCGCTGGCGGCGGAATGA